The nucleotide window AACCACATATCAACCCGAATCGCTAGTTGTGCTGGTGGACGACCAGCCCGTGCCCGTATTGCTCGGAAACAAGTCGCCCGCCGACGTTCATGTGTACGAAAATCCCGACAAGTGTGGTATCCGCTTGACCAAGTCAGCATCACATACCATGGCGGGTCCTGGCGATATTATTAGATTTACCATTCGTTACGAAAATATCAGCCCCGGTAAGCTTAATAAACTTGTCGTGTTGGATAGCCTGATGCCTCGGCTGGAGTATATTGAAGCAAGCCAACATAGCAGCGTCCGGGCAGGCTTCAAAGTCGAAGTCAACGAGGCCGGATCGAGTCTGCTGCGTTGGGAAATTGAGTCAACCGTCCAGCCGCACGAAGGAGGAGTCATCAGTTTTGACTGTCGGGTGCGCTAGCCGGCCGGGTTGCGCGCCTAACTCTTCGTAAATGAATTAACGCCCAGCCATGCATTCAACCGACCTGCGTCGCGATCATATTCATGGGTTGATGATGGGTGTAGCCATCGGAGACGCGCTGGGCGGTTCGCGACAAGAAATGTCACGAAGGTTGGGGCTGAAGATCTACGGACGCAAGCCACTGCGGTATACAACCCTTAGTGGGGCTGGTCTACCGGGTCCAAATACCGGCCTCATGCTGATGGCAGCCCAGGCCATCGTTTGTTCAGGTGTGACAAGCGATAATTTTGTCGGCAGCTATCAACAGCGCCTGTCTTGGTATCCGCTCAGCTTTCCAATTGGCATCGGTCCGGCAACTCTGGTGGCTGCCTTAAAATCATGGTTACGGCTATTTAAGCTTCCCAGTGGAGTGAATTCTACGGGTAACGATCCTGCGACGCGGGCGATCTTTGTGGCACTGGCTTTGGATCGCGCTGGTCCGCGATTTAAGAAGTGGGTTGAACTGAGTACTCGTATCACACATTCGCATCCTCTGGCAGTCGATGGTTGTGTGGTGTTGGCCAGTTTGGCCGAGCAAATCATCGACCAGCATGATGCATTCGACGCTCACGATGCCTGTTGCAAATTGGCGTCGTTTTCCTCCCAGCCGGAACTCAAGGAGCGCCTGGCTCAGCTGCCAGCCCTCCTGGAACAGAATTACAGTTGCATGCGCGTAGCCAATCAATTTGGCTGGCATACGCACATCAGTGACCATATTGTTCCGACTGCTGTGATGGCCTCGTATTGCTTCCTGCGCCACAGCCGAAACTTCCGCACCGCAGTGCAATCGGCAATTCGCCTCGGCGGCGACACCAGTTCGATGGGTGCTATCGTTGGCGGCTTGTCTGGAGCCTTGCTGGGTATAGGCGAGAT belongs to Pirellulaceae bacterium and includes:
- a CDS encoding ADP-ribosylglycohydrolase family protein, yielding MHSTDLRRDHIHGLMMGVAIGDALGGSRQEMSRRLGLKIYGRKPLRYTTLSGAGLPGPNTGLMLMAAQAIVCSGVTSDNFVGSYQQRLSWYPLSFPIGIGPATLVAALKSWLRLFKLPSGVNSTGNDPATRAIFVALALDRAGPRFKKWVELSTRITHSHPLAVDGCVVLASLAEQIIDQHDAFDAHDACCKLASFSSQPELKERLAQLPALLEQNYSCMRVANQFGWHTHISDHIVPTAVMASYCFLRHSRNFRTAVQSAIRLGGDTSSMGAIVGGLSGALLGIGEIPAVWVDKISDFAYGPTWMTRMARRLSHWPHGVDDLYAPPAEAVAPFEQTTLNLLRVPLILANRLRRLPCQLITRTQPRRLRR